The following are encoded together in the Citrobacter arsenatis genome:
- a CDS encoding CDP-alcohol phosphatidyltransferase family protein has protein sequence MLDRHLHPRLKPLLHRCVGIIDKPAITPDGLTLVGFAIGVLALPFLALGWYLAALVAIVLNRLFDGLDGALARRRGLTDAGGFLDISLDFLFYALVPFGFILAAPAQNALAGGWLLFAFIGTGSSFLAFAALAAKHQIDNPGYAHKSFYYLGGLTEGTETILLFVLGGLFPGYFAVLAWVFGALCWMTTFTRIWSGYLTLKTVQRQA, from the coding sequence ATGCTTGACCGTCATCTTCACCCGCGGTTAAAACCGCTGTTGCATCGCTGCGTGGGGATCATTGATAAACCTGCGATTACCCCGGATGGACTTACGCTCGTCGGTTTTGCCATTGGCGTACTGGCGTTACCATTTCTGGCGCTAGGCTGGTATCTGGCGGCGCTGGTGGCCATTGTGCTCAATCGGCTGTTTGATGGGTTGGATGGGGCGCTGGCACGGCGTAGAGGGCTAACCGACGCGGGAGGATTTCTCGATATCTCGCTTGATTTTCTGTTTTACGCCTTAGTGCCGTTTGGTTTTATTCTTGCCGCACCGGCGCAAAATGCGCTGGCAGGTGGCTGGCTGCTGTTCGCGTTTATTGGCACCGGAAGCAGCTTTCTGGCCTTCGCCGCGTTGGCGGCTAAACATCAGATAGATAACCCTGGCTACGCGCATAAATCGTTTTATTATCTGGGCGGGCTGACCGAAGGAACCGAGACGATTTTGCTGTTTGTGTTGGGGGGTCTGTTTCCGGGGTATTTTGCCGTGCTGGCGTGGGTCTTTGGCGCGCTGTGCTGGATGACGACGTTCACCCGGATCTGGAGCGGGTATCTGACGCTGAAAACCGTTCAGCGTCAGGCGTAA
- a CDS encoding sulfurtransferase, which produces MKRVSQMTALALALGLACASSWAAETAQTLTLNQLQQQQGAAIDTRQSAFYNGWPQSLNGPSGHEPSALNLSAAWLDKMNDEQLSAWVKSHQLKADAPVALYGSDSDMQAVKSRLQKVGFNHISTLSDALADPERLQRLPHFEQLVYPQWLHDLQQGKEVTAKPTGDWKVIEAAWGAPKLYLLSHIPGAGYIDTNEVESEPLWNKVSDAQLKAMLAKHGIRHDTTVILYGRDVYAAARVAQIMLYAGVKDVRLLDGGWQTWSNSGLPVERGTPPTVKPEPDFGVNIPAQPQLMLDMEQARGLLHRQDASLVSIRSWPEFIGTTSGYSYIKPKGEIAGARWGHAGSDSTHMEDFHNPDGTMRSADDIAAMWKQWNITPDQQVSFYCGTGWRASETFMYARAMGWKNVSVYDGGWYEWSSNPKNPVASGERGPDASM; this is translated from the coding sequence ATGAAACGTGTTTCTCAAATGACCGCGCTGGCACTGGCTTTAGGGCTCGCTTGCGCTTCCTCCTGGGCTGCTGAAACAGCACAGACGCTCACCCTCAACCAGTTACAGCAACAGCAAGGCGCGGCGATTGATACCCGTCAGAGCGCTTTTTACAACGGCTGGCCGCAATCGCTCAACGGTCCTTCAGGACACGAACCTTCCGCACTGAACCTGTCTGCCGCCTGGCTCGACAAGATGAATGATGAACAACTCAGCGCCTGGGTTAAGTCACATCAGCTGAAAGCCGACGCGCCGGTGGCGCTGTATGGCAGCGATAGCGACATGCAGGCCGTCAAATCCCGTCTGCAAAAAGTTGGCTTTAACCATATTTCAACCCTCAGTGATGCGCTGGCAGACCCTGAACGCCTGCAACGTCTGCCGCACTTCGAACAATTGGTTTATCCACAGTGGCTGCACGATCTTCAGCAGGGTAAAGAGGTGACCGCCAAACCAACCGGTGACTGGAAGGTGATTGAAGCAGCCTGGGGCGCACCGAAGCTGTATCTGCTCAGTCATATCCCCGGAGCGGGCTACATTGATACCAACGAAGTCGAAAGCGAGCCGCTGTGGAATAAAGTTTCCGACGCGCAGCTCAAAGCGATGCTGGCGAAACACGGTATCCGCCACGACACCACGGTGATTTTATACGGTCGCGATGTCTATGCCGCCGCGCGGGTGGCGCAAATTATGCTGTACGCAGGCGTGAAAGATGTTCGTCTGCTCGATGGCGGCTGGCAAACCTGGTCCAATTCAGGTTTACCGGTCGAACGCGGCACTCCGCCAACGGTAAAACCAGAACCTGATTTCGGTGTGAACATCCCTGCCCAACCGCAGTTGATGCTGGATATGGAACAAGCACGCGGCCTGCTGCATCGCCAGGATGCGTCTTTGGTGAGTATTCGTTCATGGCCAGAATTTATCGGTACTACCAGCGGCTATAGCTACATTAAGCCAAAAGGCGAGATCGCAGGCGCACGTTGGGGCCACGCGGGCAGCGACTCCACCCACATGGAAGATTTCCATAATCCGGATGGCACCATGCGCAGCGCGGATGATATTGCTGCCATGTGGAAACAGTGGAATATCACGCCAGACCAGCAGGTTTCTTTCTACTGCGGCACCGGCTGGCGTGCTTCGGAAACGTTTATGTATGCCCGTGCAATGGGCTGGAAAAACGTCTCAGTCTACGACGGTGGTTGGTACGAGTGGAGCAGCAATCCGAAAAACCCAGTCGCCAGCGGTGAACGGGGTCCGGACGCCAGTATGTAA
- a CDS encoding ATP-binding cassette domain-containing protein, with protein sequence MLTVRGVSLYQGATALLKDVNLQVNKSDIVTIMGPSGSGKSSLLSWMVGALSPQFQASGELWLNEQRIDTLPTAQRQIGILFQDALLFDHFSVGQNLLLALPASLQGPARRHAVESALARADLAGFYSRDPASLSGGQRSRVALLRALLAQPQALLLDEPFSRLDASLRDTFRQWVFTEVRKLGIPVVQVTHDAQDVPPAGRVLQMEDWA encoded by the coding sequence ATGCTTACCGTACGAGGCGTTTCGTTGTATCAGGGCGCGACGGCGTTGCTGAAGGACGTTAATCTGCAGGTCAATAAAAGTGACATTGTCACTATCATGGGGCCTTCTGGTAGTGGGAAGTCTTCACTGCTTTCGTGGATGGTTGGGGCGCTGTCTCCTCAGTTTCAGGCATCAGGCGAACTGTGGCTTAACGAACAGCGTATTGACACCCTGCCTACTGCGCAGCGCCAGATTGGCATCCTGTTCCAGGATGCACTGCTATTTGACCATTTCAGCGTTGGGCAGAATTTACTGCTGGCCTTACCCGCCAGCCTGCAGGGTCCCGCCAGACGTCATGCGGTGGAAAGCGCCCTCGCACGCGCGGACCTGGCAGGATTTTATTCGCGCGATCCGGCGTCGCTCTCCGGTGGGCAACGCTCGCGTGTCGCCCTGCTTCGCGCGCTGCTGGCGCAACCCCAGGCGCTGCTGCTCGATGAACCCTTTAGCAGGCTGGATGCGTCGCTGCGCGATACCTTTCGCCAGTGGGTCTTCACCGAAGTCCGTAAACTGGGTATACCGGTGGTCCAGGTGACCCATGACGCGCAGGATGTTCCGCCCGCAGGCCGTGTATTGCAGATGGAAGACTGGGCGTAA